Below is a genomic region from Oceaniferula marina.
TCCCTGGCTCTTGGATTGTTGGCCGAGCCCTTTATCGATTCGTTGCTGAAGTATATCCTACTGAATCGTTTTGATGTCTGGTTCCAGTGGGACCTGAGTCCGTATGCGGATCGGATTAACTATCTTTCTTATGGTGTGGCACTTGCCTTTTTTACCATTCTGCATGTGGTGATTGGCGAGTTGATTCCGAAGGGGATCGCCATTCGGAAGCCACTCCAAGTGACCTTGTTGATTGTGCGCCCCCTGCATTGGTTTTACGTCAGCTTTTCCTGGTTGATCCGCCTGTTGAACCATTTTTCCAATCTGATTCTCAAGAACCTGTTTCATATTGACCCGCTGAACGAGGGGGAACACGCACATAGCTCTGAAGAGCTCGCGTTGCTGGTGGAGGAAAGTGAGAAAAAATCGGAAGTAACCGAAAAAGAACGGGAGATCCTAATCAATGCGCTGGAGCTCAATGACGTGACGGTGAAGGATGTGATGACTCCCCGCAGTGAGGTGGTGGTCCTCGATGTCGATGCCAATTTTGCGACCAATCTGGATATTGCCACACGCAGTAAACATACCCGATTTCCCCTTGTGAAGGGGCATCTTGACCATGCGATGGGGCTGATCCACATCAAGGACATCCTTACCATGCTTCATGACGATGACCCGGATCTGTTCAGTATCAAGCGCTCACTCAAGGTGGTTCCCGAGACCATGCCCTTGGATGTGCTGTTGCAGTTCTTCCTCAAGGAGCATGCGCACCTGGCCCTGGCGGTCGATGAACATGGTGACCCGGCAGGGCTTGTTTTCCTCGATAACGTCATCGAGGAGCTGGTGGGAGATATCCAGGATGAATTTGACAACGAGCGCAGTGCCTTTTCCCAGATCAATGAGCGTGAGTTTGTAGTCGAAGGGGGCATGACTCTCAATGAATTATCCGATCATGTGCCGGAGCTCGATCTCGAAAGCGGCGAGGTCAGCACCGTGGGGGGCTACATTACCCGGGAGCTCGGACGGATTCCAGAGCCTGGAGAAAGCCATGAGATCATCGGTTATGAAGCCAAGGTGATGAACACCGACGGACGTCGCGTGGGACAAGTGCATTTTAGGAGGCTCAAAAAGGTCACGAAGGAGTTGGACCCGCAACTGAATGCCGGTGAGATTTAATGCGTCCCGCAGGGGATTCTCTCAAAGACTTGAAGCTTCCCTGACTCCCTGACTCCCTGACTCCCTGACTCCCTGACTCCCTGACTCCTAGACTCCTAGACTCCTAGACTCCTAGACTCTAGGATCTGAAAAATGCTCTTATCATCGCTTCGCAGATGGGTTAGGCTGCGCCTGTGACGATCCAGGTTGATTCTTTTTTACTGTATATTGCGACTGAGCGGGGTTTGTCCACCGCTTATCAGCTGTCGGTGCGACAGAGTCTGGATGCCTTACTGGACTGGGTGAAGGCGAAGGGCGTCAGCGATTGGAATGAATTGGGTACGGATGAACTGACATCCTTTCTCTCCGACCAAAAAGATCGTGGGCTTTCCGCCGCCTCACTGCGGATTGCAGTGGTTCACTTGAAAATATTTTTCCGGTATCTGGCCTCTAAAAAAGTCATTCTCGCGGATCCTGCCGAGCCCCTGATGCCCGTGAGGGGTGGGGTGCACCTCCCCGAAACCTTGAATGAACAAGACGTCAAACGCTTGCTCGAATCCGTCGACCAAAGCAAAATCCTGGGGCGTCGTGATCTGGCAATCCTCGAGGTTTTCTATGCCTCCGGCCTCCGGCTATCCGAGCTTTGTGGGGCCCGCCTGGAGCACCTCGACCTCGAGGAGGGCTTTGTCAGGGTGACGGGAAAAGGCAATAAAACCCGCCTGGTCCCGGTCGGCGGCAAGGCGCGTGCCGCTGTCTCGGATTATCTCCACAACGAGCGACCCAGCCTCGTAAAACCCAAAACCTCATCGTGGGTATTTCTGAGTATCCGTGGGGGGAAACTCAGCCCGGAGCGGGTGCGCGAGATCGTCAAACAGCGGGCGGCGGCTGCTGGAATTGAACAGACGGTTTACCCGCATTTGCTGAGGCATTCCTTTGCGACCCATCTGCTGCAGAATGGGGCCGATTTACGTGTGATTCAGGATATGTTAGGCCATGCCGATATTGCGACCACCCAGATTTACACCCATGTGGACCAAAAGGGGCTGAAGTCGATGCACCGACAGTTCCATCCGAGGGGATGACGGATCTTCCGGGTGCGCATGGGATGTTGATTGATGGCTTTGAAATTTGGAGTTTGGAATTTGCCCTTTGGAGAGGTAATAGCTTTGTCCATGAATGTGCATCATTTGGAGCTGTTTTATTATGTGGCCAAGTATGAGGGAATAACCGCAGCCGTGAGAAAGATGCCCTACGGGATTCAGCAGCCTGCCGTGAGTGGCCAGTTGTTGCAGCTCGAAAAAAGCCTCGGGGTGAAGTTGTTCAACCGTCGGCCATTCAGTCTAACGAATGCTGGTGATCAACTCTATGATCATGTCTATCCGTTTTTTTCTCGTCTCGCGGATGTGGAGGAAAACCTGAAAGGAGGGGAGAGTAAGCACCTGAGGATCGCGGCTTCGGCGGCGGTGTTGAGGCACCACCTTCCCGAGCTGTTGGCCGATCTGCGCAAGGAGGTCCCGGGATTGCGTCTGACGCTGAAGGATGTGGAGCCCTCGGATGTGCACCACTGCCTGACCAACCAGCAAGCTGACTTGGCGGTCAGTGTGATCAATGCCCGACCAGGTGATGGTTTGCATGAGGTGGAGCTGTTGCACCTGCCCTTGATGTTGTTATTGCCAGAAGATCACTCGGCGGAGTCCTTGGATGACTTGCTCGAAGAGGGGGATCCGGAGGTGAAAATTCCCTTGGTGGGCTTGCCCAAACACGAAGCAATCAGCCAGTTGTTCCAACGTGGTGTGGATGGCCGTGAGTTAACCTGGCCGGTGGCAGTCGAGGTCGACTCGCTCGATGCCGTCCAGCATTTTGTCCGCTGTGGCTTTGGCGCCGGAGTGGCTTTGCGGATTCCGGATATGGTGATGCCTGAGGGGGTCAAGTCCATCGATCTGGACGGCTTTCCTCCACTGGTGATGGGGGTGGTTTACCAAGGGTCTTTGAAGCCGATTGCCACCCGTTTTCTGGAGGCTGCGGTTGATCGGGCCCAGGCCTTGGTCAAGAGCAAGTGAGCCCTGTATTCTTGTTTTCGAGTGAAAGGAATCCCCCGTATCTCTGTATTATCTCTTCAGATATGAGCGAATCCAAGTATTTGACCGATCCCGCTGTTGCTGCATCCTCCGGGGTGTCGCGTCGTCGTTTTGTCCAATCGACCGGAGCCCTGGGTTTGGGCGCCGGGGTAGCAGGCTTCCCTCACATCGTTGCCGCGCAGGGAGCCAACTCCGGAGGATCGACCAAGGTCTTGAAAGTCGGACTGGTCGGATGTGGCGGACGGGGGACCGGAGCGGCAAGTCAGGCGCTTCTGGCGGACCCCAATGTCGAACTGTGGGCGATGGCGGATGCCTTTGAGCCCCAGATAAAAAAATCATTGGCCAACCTGTCCCGTAAGTTTTCGGATCGGATCAAAGTCGCCCCTGCCCGTCAATTTGCAGGTCTGGACGGGTATCAAAAGCTGATGGACTCCGGGGTGGACGTGGTTCTGTTGACTGCCCCTCCCGGGTTCCGGCCCAAGCATTTGGAGGCCGCTGTGAATGCCGGAAAACACATCTTCGCCGAGAAACCGATGGCTGTCGATATGGCGGGAGTCAAGTCGGTGCTGGCCTCTGCCAAACTGGCTCAGAGCAAAGGTATATCGATCCAGCATGGTTATTGCTGGAGGTTTGCTCCAGCCGTTCGGGAAGCCTATAAACGCGTGCTCGACGGCGAACTCGGCCGGGTGATCTCGGTCTATGGTAATTTTTTAGTCAGCCCGCCGAAGCCAATGAAACCGGATAGCAGTCGCAAGCCCGAGTGGTCGGATGTCGAGTGGCAGGTTCGGAACTGGATGGGCTTCGAATGGCTGTCCGGAGGGCCGCTGATTGAACAAGCCGTGCATTCCATTGATAAGATGGCTTGGGCAATGGGTGATGTGGCTCCGATCGCAGCGGTTGCCTCTGGGGGCCGTAGCCAGCGTCAGGATAGTGGCAATACATACGACCACTACAACATTGCCTATGAATATCCCAATGGGACGATTTGTCATATTGCCCAGCGCCAATACACCAAAACCCACAGCGAGGTGGTCGACCGGGTCTTCTGTGAAAAAGGACGGATGGTGGGGCCGGGCCGTCCGATGTTTTATGATGCTGCAGGTAAAGCGATCTGGCGTTACAGGGGGCAGAATGAAAATATGTATCAGGTGAGCCATAACGAGCTTTTTGCCGCTATCCGCGCAGGTAAGATCATCAATACCGGGGAATACATGGCGAACTCGACCGCTCTCGGCTTACTTGGACGGGAGGCTGCCCATACCGGGAAGCGATTGACGTGGAAGGCCCTGATGGAGAGCGACGACGATTTGGCTCCGGATTCCTTGAAGTGGGGGGATTCCCATAAAGTTCCGGGGGTTCCCATTCCTGGACGGGGCTAAATCCCAGATCCTTTTTTGAAACGCTGCTTGGATTCTTACAGCATAGGTTTCATAACAAAAACACCCCCGGTCTGTGTCGGCAGACCGAGGGTGTGTTATTTATACCAATGAGAAAAAGTAACTGGTAGTCTTTTCGAATTGGTTTTGTTTTTTGAGTTGGCTTAGATGAAATCAACGATGACGTCATCCAGCGCATCCAGAAGCTCCTGCATGCTGGCTTCCGTTTCGTTACCCATATTGGAAATACGGAAGGTGCTCCCTTTGATTTTTCCATAACCGCCGTTGAGCAGCAGGTTGTATTTCTGGCGCACGGCTTTGATAAACCCGGGCACGTCGAGCCTGCCGTCGGTGTTGTCGATCGTGGTCAGGGATTTTGACTGATACCCTTCCGGGGCGAAGTTCTTGAATCCGTGTTTTTCCATCCAGGCGTGCACCATACCGTTGAGCTTTTCATGGCGGGCATAGCGTTGCTCCAGCCCTTCCTCCATGATGCTGTCGACTTTTTGTTTCAGTGCGTAAAGCAGGGAGACGGCGGGTGTCGATGGGGTGTTGTTTTTTACCGCATTTTTTTCAAATTCGACAAAGTCAAAATAATAGCCACGTCCCGGAGTCTGGGATGCCCGCTCGAGTGCGGCCTCCGAGATCGCAAAGACGGCCAGTCCGGGCGGCAGTGCCAGAGCTTTTTGCACGCCGGCCAAGACGACATCAATGCCTAGCTTGTCCATCTCCACAGGCACGGCTGAGAGCGAAGACACCGTGTCAACGACCAAGAGGACGTCCGGGAACTCATTGACCACGGCAGCGATGCCCGCCAGATCATTCATCACGCCGGTTGATGTCTCATTGTGCACCAAGGTCACGGTATCGAACCCTCCCTCGGCAAGCTTGCTTCGCACCTGCTCGGGGTCGATGGCTTCTCCCCATTCAACTTGGATCTTTTCCGCTTCCTTGCCGCAACGCTGGGCTACGTCGAACCACTTGTCGGAGAATGCTCCACAGCAAAGGTTCAGCGCCTTTGTTTGTACCAGGTTGCGAATCGCTCCTTCCATCACACCCCATGCGGAGGATGTGGAGAGGTAGACCGGGCGTTCGGTCCCGAGGATGGGTTTCAGGCCGGGCTGGATGCTGGAGTAGAGGGATTCAAAATCGGCTCCACGGTGGCCCATCATCGATTGGCACATGGCTTCATAGGTTTCCGGGGCAATATCCACCGGACCGGGGATAAACAGCTTGGGTAATGTGTTTTGTGACATCGCGCGGCGATAGTCCCCAGATCGCGCCATTTGTCAAAGCCAGACATTGTCACAATGGGCTTTGAGTAATACCAAGTAGTCATTCACCCGGAACTCTCATGGATCACGCAGTGCTCTTCCAAATACCTCAACAATGATCAATCGTCTCGTCTGTTTTGCGGAGTGGTATAAGTCATTGATGGGTCGATCATGAGGAGAAATGTGGACAAGAAATGGAAAATAGAAGTTGTAAGAACTGGGTCTCAGTGATAAATCACGGTTAGTTTTCTGATAGGTTTGTTTTGGTTGACCTCTAAGTGATTAAATAATGAATGCGTTAAAGCGTCTTGTGTTGCTGGGGTGGGTGCTACCCGCCTGTGTTTTGTTGGTATCGTCGTGTGAAGATGAACAGCTGGTGGCTGAAAATCAGAAGCTACGGCAGGAGTTGAGCGATCTGGAAAAGAAAGTGGATTTGCTGAAAATCAATGCGGGGGAAGACCCCGGAGATCAGACCGCTGCAATTAAAAAGGCGAACGAGGAGCTGGAACAGGCGATGGAAACCATCAAGCGCCTGGATGAAGAAAAAGCTGAACTCGAGTCCAAACATGCAGCAGCGGAGAAAGACTTTCGGGATTACCAGAAAAAGTACCGTATTGAGTAGAGCCCGTGTGAATGTAACCAGAGGAGAATTTTTATTATGTTGAGTGATTTATTAACGAGTTCGCGTGGGCCGGGGGTGATTGGCACCTTGTTGGCCCTGATCGTTTTGTTGGGCTTTGGGGGCCTGTTTCTGTTTGTCGTGGACGACACCGGCCCCTTTCAGGGTGACAGTCTGGCAGGGCAAATAAAAATGAAGAAAAAGGCGATCGTGGCCAGGCAAAAGGAGATCGTCTATTGGAATGAAGCTGCGGTAGAATATGAGCAACGCCGGCAACAGAAATCAACCTTGGCTCAGGTTGAGCGGAAGGTGAAGCAGGCGTTCAAGGATATTGAATGGGGCAAGCAGGAGGTTGCGCGTGAACAAACCGAGATCTCAGACCTTCAGAAGGCTGTCGAAGCATACAAAAAAGAATACCGGATCGTTGAGCGGGAACGTGCCGTGGGGGAAAAACTTGAGTCGTTTACGACCAAATCAGGGAAGACCTATGAACGGGTGACGATCAAAGAGGTTTCTCCTCATGAGATGAGGTTCAGTCATAAAAACGGCAACAGTGGCGTGCATTATGAGGAGCTGCCCGACGATCTTTATGATCGCTTTCAGTTTATCAAGGAGGACGCTGAACTAACTGAGGCCAAGGCGCAAAAACAAATTGATATCAGTAAAACCGGAGGAGAGCGCTACAGGATTTCCAAGGAGATCATGGACCGGAGGAATAAGATCAGCCAAAACAAGGAAAACATCAGCCGCTGGCAAATGGAGATCCAACGCAAAGAGTCTGAAATCGCTTCAGGTGAAGTGGCAATCCAGTCCGCCGAAAATAAGGCCCAACATTATCGTGAACTTTATGCCGCAGGCCGCCGGGGCTTGACTCTCGATAGCGCTAAAAAACAGGAACGCAAGGCCGATCTCTACAGAAAGCGGAATGTGGCAGCTCGGACCCTGATCTCAACTAATCGACGAAACATCAGCTCGGCCACTTCAAAAAACCGTAAGTTGGAATCTGAGGTGAAGCAATATACCCGCGAGTTGAAACAACTGAATTAGAGATCCCTGTAGGATGAAAAACCCATTGATGGCAGACGATTCAAGCGGCATCATCACTATGCTGGTGGGCGTGATTGTGTTGGTCTTTGTTGCGCTTGGGTTTACGGTGATCGCTGATTTGAATTGGAAGCAGTGGTTCGAGACCAATAACAGGGGACTGGCTGCTGAAAAAGATGCATTGCAACGGCGCATCAACCGTAAGGAAATTGAGATTCAGCAGCACCATCACAGGGAGGCGTTGATCGAAACCCACAGAGAACAAGGTGAAGAGCTTCAGGACCTCAAGGCTCAGCTCACTGCGGCCGGGGCTGAGGCGAAGCTTTTGGTTCAGATGATCGAGGACGAAAAGGAAACCATCACCTTTTTACAGAAGGAAAAGGATGCCTATCGACTTCAATACCGTGAGCATGCCAGAGCGGCCGCTGTCGGGAAGACTTACCCGCTGTTGTCGACCCGCTTGGGTAAAAAATACACAGGGGTTCGTATTCTGGAGGTCAACCAGTTGGGGGTGGCTATCTCTCATGACCACGGAGCCGCCCGTCTCGGGTATCGCGACATGCCCGATGACTGGCGTCAGAATTTTATGTTCACAGCCCGGGAGGTCGCCAAGGCCAAATTGGAAGATCAGCGTCGCGTCGCCCAACAGAGTAGAAAAATGGAAGAACGCAACCGGGTCATTCGCAATTGGCAGAAAAATCAATCGAAGATGAGTGAGATTGCATCCCTGCGAACGAAAATTGCGTCCGTCAGCATGCAGCTGTCCAGTTCCAGAACCGAGGCCAGGATTGCTCGAAACAAAGTGCGCTATCAGGAGAACCTGCGTCTCAGCCGGACCTACGCCAGATCCTCCTACAGCTACCGGCGGTACAACGATTCAACCGGGGGCTATTACACATCAAGTTACCGCCCCCGCTACCGGATTACCTCGAGTGGTAGCAAATCCGTCCCCGGTAGTTTGGAGACTTGGGAACAACGTGCCGTCCGCTACGAACGCATGGTCGCCAGCTATGAAGCCAAGTTGGTGAATCTGAGAGCCCGTCTGTCATCGCTCGACCCCAGCTATGACCTACCCGAACGGGTTCCGGCTAATTGATGGGCTCGACGAAGCCCGTCACCAGTGACCTTGTGTCCAAGGCTCGTCGACTTGCAATACTTGAAACGCTAACTCAAAGCCGACTCAAACCGGCCGAGCTCTGCCGTTTCATGGTAGGGGGAAGCCTCATGGATCACGTAGGGTATTCCCCAATACCTCATCCCATCATCAGCCGTCTGTTTTGTTGATTGCACATCTCTGTGACAGTACTCCCACTTTTGATGTTGCTCAGTTAGGATTTGGCTTTATGTTGCTAAATCCGTGCCGAATGATCCTGAGGTTGGCTGGATTACCTGCCTATGGTATCAATGAAAAAAGCAACTTCCAGATTAACTCCCAGATTAACTCCCAGATTAACTCCCAGATTAACTCCCACATTAACACCCACAGTAAAAACAGAATAATGAAAACGAAGATTCATACACTAAGCCTAGGGCTGGCAGCAATGCTCGCGACTCCAGTAGTTACGCCTCTGTCGGCGGATGAAATAATCCACGATGGTGAGTTCCAATTCCTCAGACAGCAGTATGGGGAGAAATGGGACAAGGAAGATAAGGAAATTGATCAACAACTGGCCGCGATTCGTGAAAAGAACGGAGGCAAGCGACCAAACATCCTCTATATACTCATCGATGATGTGAGCTTCGGCCAGATGGGGGACCCGAAGATGAATTATGTGATGGGGATTAAAACACCTAGCATTAACAAGTTTTCGGATGAGAGTCTCAACCTGATGCGGATGTACACCGAGCCATCGTGCACCCCGACTCGTGCCGCCTTTTTAACCGGACGTCACCCGGTGCGTTCAGGGATCAAGGAAGTCAAAGTCGCGCTGGTGGGAGAAGGCTTACCTGCCAATGAGGTGACCATTGCGGAGGTTCTTAAGTCTGCCGGCTATAACACCGCCCATGTCGGTAAATGGCACCAGGGAGACATCGAGCAGGCATATCCGCACAACCAAGGGTTTGACTATGCGGCTTTCCCGCTTCACCAGCAAGTGCAACTCACGGTGATGACGCCTGAATCTGCCAAGGCAGGAAACCAGTTCGGTTATAACCGCTCGCTTCAAAATGGAGCCTTCGAACTCGATAAAAAATTCCGCCCATTCGGGCTGGTCACGGGGGTGGAAGCCAAAGCCGGGGGTAAGGCTGTCGAAGTTGATCTCAAACCCGGCGAAGAGTGGACCCACGCCCACTATGTAAAAATGAACGAGCGCTACCAACGCCAGATCCTTGAACAAGTCGATGCCCTCGCCGCAAAGGATGAGCCGTTCTTTCTTCAATACTGGCCACTCTACCCGCTCAACTTTGTCTTCGACGAAAACCCGGAGTCGCTGAACGGCGGCTTTCATGCGGAAAAATTGCAACTGCTCGACGGCTGGATCGGTGAGTTACTCGAACAGCTCGAAAAAACAGGAGAAGCCGATAATACCATCGTTGTGTTCATGGCGGACAACGGGCTCATGTACCACTACGAAGGCCCATCCGGACTCAGCCAGCTTATCTACCGTGGCGGTAAAACCAACCACCTTGAAGGAGGTGTCCGTGTGGATGCCTTTGTGCGCTGGCCGGGTGCTGTCAAACCAAAGAGCTATGCCGGTGATATTGTTCACGTTTCCGACCTCTTCACCACCTTCGCCCGTGTGGCCCAGGCTACGGAGCACATCCCGACGGACCGCGTGATTGATGGTATCGATCAGACGGCGCTACTGCTCAAGGGGGAGCATCACGGTCGCCGCGATTACGTCTACATCTACGAGAATGAGCTTCTTCGTTCCATTGTGAAACAGGAATACAAAATGCACATGCCCGCTCCTGGCGTTCCTGGTGCTGCGGCTCCGGTGTTCAACATATTCCGCGACCCCCGCGAAGAACACGCTCAGATCGGGACCGCCCTCTGGTCCGGCGCCAGCTTTCAGGATATGGCCAAACGCCACGCACTAACCATTGCCAAATACCCTCATAACAAACTCGGCAAGGGTAAACCCTACGAAGGTATTCAAAACCTCCGACCCGAATCCAAGGAAACGGTCGAAACCTTCATGTCTTGGCACCCGAAAAAGAAATAATACCAAGTAGTAAAACAGACGGGACGATAGCCGAGATGAATGAGTTCTTAGGTAAGGCGCAACGAAGGAATGGTGCGGGCTATGCAACCGACGCGCAACAACGGTAAAATCTAAAAGATTCAGTGCTCCCTTGCCATTCAGCTTGCTGACTGACTCATCATCTTAAACTCAAACCATTCTGCCAATTTAACTGGGAGAATGGTATTATCCCTGATAAACTCGGGTCACTCGGGGCGTGATCCCTGTGAGAATCGCCCAAGGAATGGTTCTGGCTTTTGGTGCCAATTCACTGACCAGAATGTGTTCTCCAAAAAGCTCCACCTCATCACCGCTTTCACATGCAGCAAGCGCTGAAACGTCCACCATGATCTGGTCCATGGTCACGCGCCCCAACACCGGGCATCGTTGCCCACGAATCATAACCTCAGCACCCTGGTTGGAAAGCTGCTGTGGATAGCCGTCACCATAGCCGATCCCGATCGTGGCCACCTGGGTGTCGTGGTCTAACACCGTGTCCCGGCCATACGAAATCCCTTGCCCGGCCGGTAAGGTGCGCACCAGTGACACTCTCGATTTTAAACTCATCACCGGCTTGAGCTCGCTCTGGAATGATGGCAGGGGAGCGATGCCATACAGCATCAGCCCGGGACGGTAAAGGTTGGTCGTATCGCTCTGGTAGACTAACAATCCAGCGCTGTTGGCCAGATGGCGGTAAGTAAAAGCATCCACCCCCAGCGATTCAACCAAGCTGTCGAATTGCTTGAATTGTGCCAAAGTGAATGCCTCATCTTCGTCAGCCGATGGGAGATGGGAACCGATCCCTTCGATCATCAGATGTGGATACTGATGCCAGAGCGACATCACCTCCGGCAGGGCATCCGGGAGAAATCCACCCCGGCCCATACCGGTATCCACGGTCAGGTGCACTGGCAGTGGCGCCTGGCCGCTTTCTTTGGCGAGATCGTTGAAATGTCCGGCCTCATCCAGGGTGGAAATACTAGCGGTCCAGCGCTGGCTAACGATTTCTTCACGTTCGGCCGGGCTGGTTGGCCCGAGCAGGTAAATCCGGGTGGCAATCCCGGCATGCTTGAGCCGTCGTGCCTCGATCACACTGGCAACACCAAAGTAGTTCGGGCGCTCGGATTCAGGTAACGCCTCCAGCGCTTCGGCGATGGTCTCCATCCCGTGCCCATAGGCTCCCGCTTTCAGGATGGCCATCATTTCACCCTTGCTGTAGTCTCGGGCGACTCGGTAATTATGCCTCAGGTGCTCGAGCTTGACTTCCGCCCATGCACGGGGAGGAGAAACCGGAGGTGTAGCGATGTTTGCCGGATGGCCGGTAGTGTCGGATGATTGCACGCCATGACTATAGAAGCAGATGATGAATTCCCCAACCTTAAATATCAATCACGTCGATCGAAGCAAAAGGCTGAAGGTTTTCTTCAGACTTGGCGTATGTCTCCAAATGAAATGCTTGATGTGCTACGGACTCAAAAGGCGAGGGATGATACTTACCCGTGCCATGCTCCTTGCGCTCAGCCTGGGGGGCGGGGCCTTGGCAACCGCCGAAACTGCCAAAACCGCCGAAACCGCAGCAAACCAGCAGGGCACCACGGCCGACAACAAGCTACCCGCCAAGGTCTTTGCCGATTGGCTCCTGCAGGATGCCGGGCCAAATCATCAAATCAATTTTGATCAGCCCTCGGAGAAGGAAAAAAAGTTGGTCGCTGATGCCCTTGCCGATTGCCGCAATCCACCGACAGTGGAGATGGACCGACTTCGCGAAGCCTACCTGCTCGCCTGTCAGCAACGTCGGCGTGAGCGATTGCAGCTCCTCGCGAAGTCCTCACCCCGCTTTGTATTTGTAAAACAACGTCCCTTGTCCGGCTCGTTCTACGGCTACACCGAGGGCCAGTCCGACGCCCAGAACGAGAGCAATTTCCGGCCGGGCGGGGAACTCTGTGTGTGGTCGATGGATGAGGCCTACGGTTCGGTAACAACCCTGCTCAAAGACCCCGGCGGCGTAATCCGTGATCCCGAACTGTCATTCGATGCCAAACGCTTGCTCTTCTCCTGGAAGCGTTCGCATCGCCAGGATGATTATCATTTGTATGAAATGGATTTGGACTCCCGAGCCATCCGCCAGTTGACCCATGGCCTGGGTTTTGCCGATTACGAAGGCCGCTATCTGCCGGACGGCGATATCGTATTTAGCTCCACCCGGGGCATCTCGACCATCCCGTGCTGGTGGACCGAGGCCAGTAACCTCTGGCGCTGCGATAAAGACGGCAAGTTCATGCATCGCCTCGGCTATGATCAGGTGACCACCAATTTCCCCTCGTTACTTGATGATGGACGGATCATCTACACCCGTTGGGATTACA
It encodes:
- the alr gene encoding alanine racemase, with translation MQSSDTTGHPANIATPPVSPPRAWAEVKLEHLRHNYRVARDYSKGEMMAILKAGAYGHGMETIAEALEALPESERPNYFGVASVIEARRLKHAGIATRIYLLGPTSPAEREEIVSQRWTASISTLDEAGHFNDLAKESGQAPLPVHLTVDTGMGRGGFLPDALPEVMSLWHQYPHLMIEGIGSHLPSADEDEAFTLAQFKQFDSLVESLGVDAFTYRHLANSAGLLVYQSDTTNLYRPGLMLYGIAPLPSFQSELKPVMSLKSRVSLVRTLPAGQGISYGRDTVLDHDTQVATIGIGYGDGYPQQLSNQGAEVMIRGQRCPVLGRVTMDQIMVDVSALAACESGDEVELFGEHILVSELAPKARTIPWAILTGITPRVTRVYQG